TCCTTTATAAAAACGGTAGTGTAAACCAACTTTTGCAGATGCACCGTATCCAGCAATATTCCAAAAGTGATTAGCCCCCTCACCAAAAAGGCGGACATCAGATCGTGGTATCAAAAGTCCTACATCTACACCAGATTCCATCGTGAGTACCTGTTGACCTTTACGATTGTTGATGATATCATCGTATCGCTCCAACCCTACAGAGGCGAAATTGTATCCATCCGTATGTTCAAAAGTCAACATCGCAGAATCCACCGTAATCTTTTCGCCATTATATTGTCCTGCACGATTGCCGGTTGGTATGCCAGGGTTTGAGATTTCATCACCAATATAACCTGTGATCTTGACCTGTTGTGGAATATCCACAACATATTTCATATGATCCCAACCTAAGGAAATGGAGTAATTGTCCTTGATATAATAACCGAAGTGCAGATTAAATTGTGGAATAGTCAAACGACCGGGGTCAAAATAAGTCGACCCAAATTTCGTCGGGCGGTCACCCGCTTTTACATCGTGGAGGATGAAATCATAATTTGGACCTGTAAAATGTATATCGGATTTTGCGTAAGAAGAAAAGTTATACCCCCAAAAAAAGAAAAACTTCCCTTTATTACTTTCTGTCCTTAAATTCCTTGGTTTAAAAATGCTTTTTCCTATTTCTGGATTTTCCTGTGCAAATAAACTCGAAACACTTAATGCAAGTGCTCCAATTGTCAAAAATATTTTTCTCATATCGGCGCTAAAAACGTTGGGCAAAAGTACCCTCATTCTATTTTATAACCAAATAAATTGCGTGGAAATTAGTAAAATATGACGAAGATCACAGAAATGTTTTACCATTTGAACTTGCATAAAAAAAGCTGCTTTCGGATGAAAGCAGCTTTTAACTAAATTTTTATGGAATCAATTTATTTCACTTGATTCTTACGGATGATATTCAAAGCACCACCGGCTTTAAACCATTCAATCTGTTGTGCATTGTAGGTGTGGTTTGCCAAGATCTCCTCTTGAGTTCCATCCGCATGGTGCAACACAAGAGTCAATGGTTTTCCAGGAGCGAACTCCGTCAAACCAAGGATATCAATCGTATCATTTTCTTGGATTTTGTTATAGTCGTCTTTGTTAGCGAAAGTTAAACCCAACATACCTTGTTTTTTCAGGTTCGTCTCGTGAATACGAGCAAAAGATTTAACCAATACTGCGCGGACACCCAAATGACGTGGTTCCATCGCGGCATGCTCACGGGAAGACCCTTCACCATAGTTCTCATCCCCTACCACAATTGATCCGATGTTATGTGCTTTATAGTCACGTTGCGTTGCCGGAACAGGACCATATTCACCTGTCAATTGATTCTTCACGTTATCGGTTTTCTCATTGAAAAAGTTAACCGCACCGATCAGCATATTATTTGAGATATTATCTAAGTGACCACGGTATTTCAACCAAGGACCAGCCATAGAAATATGATCCGTCGTACATTTACCTTTTGCTTTGATCAATAGTTTCAACCCTTTTAAGTCTGTACCTTCCCAGGCTGCAAAAGGTTCCAACAATTGGAGACGGTCTGATGTCGGTGCTACGTCAACAACGATAGCACTACCATCCGCTGCAGGAGCCTGATATCCCGGATCATCAACAGCAAATCCTTTTGTTGGTAATTCATCTCCCACAGGAGGATCCAACTTCACTTGCTCACCTTTATTGTTCGTTAGTGTATCCGTAACAGGATTAAAGCCCAAATCACCGGAAATTGCAATTGCAGCAACCAGTTCTGGCGAAGCAACAAATGCATAGGTATTTGGATTACCATCCGCACGTTTTGCAAAGTTACGGTTGAACGAGTGAACAATCGTGTTTTTCTCTTGCTTGTCCGCACCCACACGATCCCACATACCGATACATGGACCACAAGCGTTGGTGAATATAGTTGCGTTAAGATCTTCGAATGTTTTTAATAAACCATCACGATCCGCTGTAAAACGAACCTGCTCAGAGCCCGGGTTGATACCAAATTCAGCTTTAGTGATCAATCCTTTGTCAACAGCTTGTTTGGCAATAGAAGCGGCACGCGACAAATCCTCATACGAAGAGTTTGTACAAGATCCGATCAATCCCCACTCCACTTTCAAAGGCCAGCCATTCTTATCAGCCTCTTCACGCATGCGCGAAACTGGCGTATACAAATCTGGCGTGAATGGACCATTTAATGAAGGTTCGAGTTCCGAAAGATTAATTTCGATCAATTGATCAAAATATTGTTCAGGATTAGCATAGACTTCAGCATCAGCTGTCAAGTGTTGTTTGATGGCATTGGCGGCATCCGCAACTTCAGCACGGCCTGTCGCACGAAGGTAACGCTCCATGGACTCATCGTAACCAAATGTTGAGGTCGTGGCACCAATTTCAGCGCCCATATTACAGATTGTACCTTTACCTGTACAAGATAGAGACTCTGCACCTTCGCCAAAATATTCAACGATTGCGCCAGTTCCTCCTTTTACAGTCAAGATTCCCGCAACTTTTAGGATAACGTCTTTTGCTGCAGCCCAACCACTCAATTTACCGGTTAATTTAACACCGATCAATTTTGGAAATTTTAGCTCCCAAGGTAAACCTGCCATCACGTCACAGGCATCAGCACCACCTACACCAATTGCAACCATACCTAGACCACCGGCATTTACAGTATGTGAATCCGTACCGATCATCATACCACCTGGGAATGCATAGTTTTCCAGTACAACTTGGTGGATAATACCTGCACCTGGTTTCCAGAAACCTATACCATATTTATTTGAAACAGAGCTCAAGAAGTTAAATACTTCCGAACTTTCGTTTTTAGCACGAGCTAAATCTTTATCTGCGCCTTCTTTCGCCTGGATCAAGTGATCACAGTGAACGGTAGAAGGAACCGCGACCTTTGGACGTCCAGCCTGCATAAATTGCAACAAAGCCATTTGTGCAGTTGCATCTTGCATCGCTACACGATCAGGGGCAAAATCAACGTAAGAAACGCCGCGCTTATAATCTTCTGTCGCATTACTATCCCAAAGGTGGGCATATAAAATTTTCTCAGATAAAGTCAAAGGTTTGTTCACCACCTGACGAGCCGCAGCAATGCGCTCATCATAACGGCTATACACCTTTTTAATCATATCTACATCAAAAGCCATATCTCTCTTATTTATGTTATTTAATTAAGTTACTGAAACCCTGATAGCTTTTTACTTTGTCGGAATAGGCGCAAATTTAGTTAAGTTAATGCCTTCGACAGCAGCTTTGTATTCTTCAATATTAGGAATACGGCCTAAAATAGCTGAAAGTACAACAACAGGTGTAGATGCCAATAGGGATTCTCCTTTTTTACCATCTCTGTCTTCTACTACACGGCCTTGAAACAACCGTGTTGAAGTAGCCATCACCGTATCACCTTTGGCAGCTTTCTCTTGGTTACCCATGCAAAGGTTACAACCAGGACGCTCTAGGTACATGATATTTTCGTATTCTGTACGGGCAGTGCTTTTTGGCAATGCATCACTGAACTCAAATCCAGAGTATTTTTGCAAGAATTCCCAATCGCCTTCTGCTTTCAACTCATCAATGATATTATAAGTCGGAGCTGCAACAACCAATGGTGCCTCAAAAGTAACAACACCTTTTTGCTGTTCAATATTCCGCAACATTTTCGAAACGATTTTCAAATCGTCCTTATGCACCATACATGAACCTACGAAACCTAAATCCACCTTTTTGTTTCCACCATAGTAAGAAAGATCACGAATGGTGTCATGTGTATAACGCTTAGAAACGTCTGCGTTATTTACATCTGGATCCGCAATCATTGGCTCTTCAATAAGATCCAAATCAACGACAACCTCAGCATAGTATTTCGCATTGTTATCTGGCGTCAACGCAGGTTTCGCTCCAGATCTGATTTCTTCGATACGTTTGTTCGCTTTATCGATCAAACCTTGCAAAACGTTGTTTTTATTTTCCATACCCTTATCAATCATGATTTGGATACGATTTTTAGCGATTTCTAAAGATTCAATTAATGTATCATCCTGCGAAATACAGATGGATGCTTTCGCTTTCATCTCCGCCGTCCAGTCCGTAAAAGTAAAGGCCTGATCGGCAAGTAATGTACCGATATGAACCTCAATAATTCTACCTTGGAAAACGTTTTCCCCAGCGAATTGCTGTAACATCTGCGCCTGAGTGGCATGTACAACATCACGGAAATCCATGTGTTCTTTCATGCTGCCCTTGAAAGTAACTTTTACAGATTCCGGAATCGGCATCGAAGCTTCACCCGTAGCCAATGCCAATGCAACAGTACCCGAGTCAGCTCCAAAAGCAACACCTTTAGACATACGTGTATGGGAGTCACCACCAATGATGATCGCCCATTCGTCAATCGTAATATCATTTAATACTTTGTGGATCACGTCTGTCATGGAGTGATAAACGCCTTTTGGATCGCGTGCTGTGATCAAACCAAAATCGTTCATAAATTTCATCAATTTTGGAATGTTCGCTTGCGCTTTCTTATCCCAAACAGATGCTGTATGACAACCTGATTGATAAGCACCATCAACCGTAGGAGCAATTACTGTAGCAGCCATTGCCTCCAACTCCTGAGCAGTCATTAAACCTGTCGTATCTTGAGATCCAACAATATTCACTTTCACGCGCACGTCAGAACCAGCATGCAATACTTTGCCTGGTGTTACACCTACCGCATTTTTGTTGAAGATTTTCTCTACAGCAGTTAAGCCTTGACCTTCAATGGTAATTTCTTTTGAAGGAGCAAATACTGTAGGTGCTTGGATACCTAAAGTTTGTGCTGCGAAAGTTTGGATTTTTTTACCAAATACGATAGCATAAGAACCACCCGCTTTGATAAACTCCATTTTTTGTGGTGTCAATGCCTTTGAAATATCAATTAGCTCCTGCTCACCATTATATAATTTTTTTGTCTTGGTATTGATGGTTAATACAGTACCTGTAGCAACAGAATAAACCTCCTCTAAAATAGGCTCATTTTTATCATTGCGAACAACGTTTCCGTTTTCATCGACTTTCTTCACCCAGTTTTTAAGATCGATACCGATACCACCTGTAACATCTACTGTCGTCAAGAAAATTGGAGAAATGCCATTCGTACCACCTACAATGGGCGCGATGTTTACAAAAGGAACATAAGGACTAGCTTGTTTACCGGTCCATAAGGCCACATTATTTACACCTGACATCCGTGAGGATCCCACACCCATTGTACCTCTTTCGGCGATCAACATCACACTTTTACCTGGATGCTGTGCCTGTAGATCTTGGATTTGTTGTTGTGCTTCTGGCGTGATCATACATTTACCGTGCAATTCACGATCAGAACGCGAGTGTGCCTGGTTACCAGGAGATAGTAAATCTGTAGAGATATCACCTTCACCTGCGATAAAAGTAACTACCTGAATTTCCTCCGTTACTTCCGGAAGTTTCGTAAAAAATTCAGCCTTTGCGTAGCTTTCCAAGATATCTTTTGCGATAGCATTGCCTTGTTCATAAGCGTCCTTCAAACGAGCAGTATCGGCATCATATAAGAAAACCTGTGTTTTAAGTACTTCCGCAGCTTGACTTGCGATCGCAGCATCAGCACCTAAAGCAAGATCCAATAATACGTTGATAGAAGGTCCACCCTTCATATGAGACAATAGCTCAAAAGCAAAATCAGGTGTGATCTCAGCAACAACTG
The window above is part of the Sphingobacterium sp. ML3W genome. Proteins encoded here:
- a CDS encoding aconitate hydratase is translated as MAFDVDMIKKVYSRYDERIAAARQVVNKPLTLSEKILYAHLWDSNATEDYKRGVSYVDFAPDRVAMQDATAQMALLQFMQAGRPKVAVPSTVHCDHLIQAKEGADKDLARAKNESSEVFNFLSSVSNKYGIGFWKPGAGIIHQVVLENYAFPGGMMIGTDSHTVNAGGLGMVAIGVGGADACDVMAGLPWELKFPKLIGVKLTGKLSGWAAAKDVILKVAGILTVKGGTGAIVEYFGEGAESLSCTGKGTICNMGAEIGATTSTFGYDESMERYLRATGRAEVADAANAIKQHLTADAEVYANPEQYFDQLIEINLSELEPSLNGPFTPDLYTPVSRMREEADKNGWPLKVEWGLIGSCTNSSYEDLSRAASIAKQAVDKGLITKAEFGINPGSEQVRFTADRDGLLKTFEDLNATIFTNACGPCIGMWDRVGADKQEKNTIVHSFNRNFAKRADGNPNTYAFVASPELVAAIAISGDLGFNPVTDTLTNNKGEQVKLDPPVGDELPTKGFAVDDPGYQAPAADGSAIVVDVAPTSDRLQLLEPFAAWEGTDLKGLKLLIKAKGKCTTDHISMAGPWLKYRGHLDNISNNMLIGAVNFFNEKTDNVKNQLTGEYGPVPATQRDYKAHNIGSIVVGDENYGEGSSREHAAMEPRHLGVRAVLVKSFARIHETNLKKQGMLGLTFANKDDYNKIQENDTIDILGLTEFAPGKPLTLVLHHADGTQEEILANHTYNAQQIEWFKAGGALNIIRKNQVK
- a CDS encoding bifunctional aconitate hydratase 2/2-methylisocitrate dehydratase, which gives rise to MSIYNDYVQEVVEREGQGLHPKPIDGAELLSEVIAQIKDLNNENRAESLRLFIYNTLPGTTPAAGVKAQFLKEIILGESVVAEITPDFAFELLSHMKGGPSINVLLDLALGADAAIASQAAEVLKTQVFLYDADTARLKDAYEQGNAIAKDILESYAKAEFFTKLPEVTEEIQVVTFIAGEGDISTDLLSPGNQAHSRSDRELHGKCMITPEAQQQIQDLQAQHPGKSVMLIAERGTMGVGSSRMSGVNNVALWTGKQASPYVPFVNIAPIVGGTNGISPIFLTTVDVTGGIGIDLKNWVKKVDENGNVVRNDKNEPILEEVYSVATGTVLTINTKTKKLYNGEQELIDISKALTPQKMEFIKAGGSYAIVFGKKIQTFAAQTLGIQAPTVFAPSKEITIEGQGLTAVEKIFNKNAVGVTPGKVLHAGSDVRVKVNIVGSQDTTGLMTAQELEAMAATVIAPTVDGAYQSGCHTASVWDKKAQANIPKLMKFMNDFGLITARDPKGVYHSMTDVIHKVLNDITIDEWAIIIGGDSHTRMSKGVAFGADSGTVALALATGEASMPIPESVKVTFKGSMKEHMDFRDVVHATQAQMLQQFAGENVFQGRIIEVHIGTLLADQAFTFTDWTAEMKAKASICISQDDTLIESLEIAKNRIQIMIDKGMENKNNVLQGLIDKANKRIEEIRSGAKPALTPDNNAKYYAEVVVDLDLIEEPMIADPDVNNADVSKRYTHDTIRDLSYYGGNKKVDLGFVGSCMVHKDDLKIVSKMLRNIEQQKGVVTFEAPLVVAAPTYNIIDELKAEGDWEFLQKYSGFEFSDALPKSTARTEYENIMYLERPGCNLCMGNQEKAAKGDTVMATSTRLFQGRVVEDRDGKKGESLLASTPVVVLSAILGRIPNIEEYKAAVEGINLTKFAPIPTK